The genomic DNA CGCATGCCCACCGCGGCGGAGGATCTGCTCGCCGAGACCTGGCTGCAGGCGTTCGCCGCCCGGCGCACGTTCGACCCCGCGCGCGGTTCGGCCCGGGGCTGGCTGTTCGGGGTGGCGCACAACGTGCTCGCCCAGTATCTGCGGCGGGCGGGACGGCAGGAGCCCGCGCCGGGACCGGAGGTCGTCGACCCCTGGCAGGTGGTGGACCAGCGGCTCGACGCCGCCGCGCTGGCCCCCGCACTGCGCCGGGCCCTGGCCGAACTGCCGCCCGAGGAGCGGGAGTTGCTGCTCCTGATCAGTTGGGAGCAGCTCACCCCGGCCGAGGCCGCCGCCGTCGTGGGTATCCCGGCCGGCACCGCGCGTTCGCGGCTGCACCGGGCCCGGGGCCGACTCCGTGACCTGCTCGCGCTGCCCCGCCCGACCGGACCGACGGGACGGAACCTGACCGCGACAGGAGACCTCGCATGACCATGTACGACAACACCGAGGAGATCGGTATGAACGAGCGAAGCGCACTGCTGGACTTCCCCGGCGCCGACGAACTGGCGGCGGCCGGCCTGGTCGAACCGCTGTCGGAGCCGGCCCTGGCCAGGGTGCTGGCGGAGGTCGAGGCAGCCGTAGCCACAGAGGGGATCACGGCTGCCACGGGCAGTACGGGACGGGGCGGGCTGAAGGCCGGCGGCGGGACCGTCACGCCGATCCGGGGGCCGTCCCGGCGCCGGCGGGTCCTCATCGGGATGCTCACCACGGCCGCGGTCGCGGCCGGTGTGGTGACGTACACGCACCCCGGCACGACCCCGTCGAGCACCGGCACGCACAGCGGGGTGCGCGCGGACACCGCGACCGTCTTCCTGGACGACATCTCCACGGTGGCCGCCACCCAGTCGGCCGCAACGGGGAAGTACTGGAAGAGCCACACGACGGTCGCGGACACGTACATCTCGCAGTCCATGCAGTACTACGTCGTCACCAACGGCAAGGCCGCCACGAAGGGGAAGCGGCCCGACTGGCAGATCGGGCCGAAGGACCTGGACTGGAAGGGTCTGGAGCAACTGACCACCGACCCGGCGCAGTTGCTCGCGCTGCTGCAGACTCCGCCGCGGCCCAAGAGCATCTCGCCCTTCGACCAGGCGGCCACCCTGCTCAGCGACTCACCGGCGAGCCCGAAGCTGCGGGCCGGGCTCTTCAAGGCGATGGCCGGGCTGAAGGCCGTCAAGCTGGTCGGCCAGGTCAAGGACA from Streptomyces sp. NBC_01478 includes the following:
- a CDS encoding RNA polymerase sigma factor; this encodes MKPDGPGNRRRGSRRHRDSDQHGVDRAEHGDSEAQLTRSARGDSAAFTHLVKTHSAALYGYFARRMPTAAEDLLAETWLQAFAARRTFDPARGSARGWLFGVAHNVLAQYLRRAGRQEPAPGPEVVDPWQVVDQRLDAAALAPALRRALAELPPEERELLLLISWEQLTPAEAAAVVGIPAGTARSRLHRARGRLRDLLALPRPTGPTGRNLTATGDLA